One Blastocatellia bacterium genomic window, AGCCAGCAGCGTCGCTACCATCACCAACATGAAACTGACGCCGTAGACCCCTGTCCACCGCGCATACTGCATGGTTGACGGAGCAAAGGCTTGACTGTATCCGAGCGCATTCCATCCCATCCCTGTCACCTGAAGTCGTAACCACTCCATGACAACCCACAGGGGAGGCGCTAGCCAGTAACCGCTTCTTCCGCCTCGGAGGATAGCCAATCTGAGGCCGGCTGTCACACCGCCCCAAAATGCCCCGGAAACTATCACCGGAATAGCCGCTAGCCCGTAAGCGAGCCAAGGCGCGATACCGCCATAATGAATCATCGGATAAGTGATCCAATAACAACTGCCATAAAAGAACACACTGCCGGCTAATAGGCCATAAAGAAAACTGCTCTTCACAGTCAACGGCTGCGTTCCCACTGCTACCAATAGCGGCGTCAGGCTCAGCCAAGCCAGATACCAGAGGTTGAAATCTTGAAACGCAAGGATTGTGAAGACCGACGTGAGCAAACTCAGCCCGAAGGGAGTCCATGCTCGAATCAAATCTGGCATCGGTAGAGCAGCGACTGGGGAGGTCAACAAGGCATCGTGGCCGTGAGGTCTGCTATTGAAGAGGTCATGACAGGAACATTGGGTGATCGGCTCATGGTTGCCCAATGATCGTCACGTTGGACAAGCCTTGATTGCGCAATTCATTCATCGTGCGAACAGCCGACTCACGATCAACCCACGGGCCGAGCATCACAACAAAGCGCGGCGCGCCCGATTCTGAGAGCTGTTTCTCCGTGTAGGCGCTGACAAAACCACGACTGCGCAGTGTTCTGGCCAGCGCTTCGGCTTCCTGAGCCTGATCAAAGGCGCCAGCGCGAACCGAGAAATTTCTTGCCACGCCCTGCTGCGTTGGTGAAGACGCAGCACCGGCATTGGAGGAAGCGGCACCTCGACTCGAGTCGGATGGCACAGCAGATGCAGCCGATTCGGCTGGCTTACCTGAAGCGTCAGCGGGAGCCGATGGCCCCGGACGATCAGCCGGCAATGATGTTGACGCTGTGTCGGCTGAAGAAGCAGAAACCAACCCGCCTGCCACACTCTCTCGCTGTGCACGTGGTGCCTGCGCGCGCTCTTGCCCGGTCGGAGCCGGTGAGCGTGACGATCCCAGCCGCGTGGCTGCATCAGGCCCTTGCGCTGACCACTTACCAACAAACAAACCAAAGGTAAAGAACAGGGCGCACAACGTCACGCCGGCAATAAACAAGATAATCAATTGGCGACGATCCAATAAGTCGTTTTTGACCATGCTGCGTTCTCCATCAAACTGTTAGCAGAGCGGTTTCATGTGCGTTCGTTGGTGAGGATGAAACCACTCCACATCTTCCGTCTCAGAGATCAAACCTTTCATCCCAGAACCAGTCAACCGTTTGACATGCGGCTCTGATGTTCTTGTCCGACCGGCTAAGCCCTTGCTGCTGCTGACAAGGGGCAGCAAATGTATCACAAATTCCACGCGCCCGTCACCTGTTGGCCAGAGGTTGCAGCTTGTTCTGGCGCGAAACCTGCATCCGCGCATTGACACATCAAATTCAAACGGCTCCTCTGAAAAAGTGGCACAGGCGTTCCTGCCTGTGGCGTTTTTCATCGTTTCTGGGCGTCGTCCCGCACGACATGAACAACTCCTCTGAAAATAACATTTGAGCGATTCCTCGGAAACACCACTGCTGAACACAGATGGACAGTACCAATTGCGGGTTGAAGAATTCGGTTCTATCCGCTCAGACGCATTCTACGCGGGGGCCCACAGCGAGGCCCCCATACAGGCCTGCCCGCTTTCCTGGCAAAAACGCGAGCCACAGCCACTCTGTACGGGCGGCTCGCCGTGGCCGCCCGACTCCTCTGCAAATAACCATTTTCATGCTTCGTGGCGAGCACGGAGCTCATGGGCGATTCCTTCGAAAATGACCATTTTCATGCTTCGTGGCGTGCCTCAGCATATAAGCGATTCCTGCGAAAAATTTCCTCACGGAGACACTAAGAACACAAAGACCGGCCAACCAGCGCCGCTGCCGTGCTCTCCGTGTCTCCGTGTGAGTCCTTATCATTGTGGTGTGGCGAGCGCGGAGCTCATGGGCGATTGCCTTGAAAATCCCTGAGAGCGCACCCCTGTGGGCGTGCTTCCCCTCAAACTAACACAGGCCCGCTGCAAGCAGGCCCTCCCAGCATAAGCCCATTCGCAAACCGCTTTAGGTTGA contains:
- a CDS encoding SPOR domain-containing protein; translated protein: MVKNDLLDRRQLIILFIAGVTLCALFFTFGLFVGKWSAQGPDAATRLGSSRSPAPTGQERAQAPRAQRESVAGGLVSASSADTASTSLPADRPGPSAPADASGKPAESAASAVPSDSSRGAASSNAGAASSPTQQGVARNFSVRAGAFDQAQEAEALARTLRSRGFVSAYTEKQLSESGAPRFVVMLGPWVDRESAVRTMNELRNQGLSNVTIIGQP